CACGACGTGAAGCCAACGCCAGGCCTGAAGCCGTACACCACAGCGGAGTTGCGTGGGCGCGGCGTGTATATCGCCAATGGCTGCATCTACTGTCATTCGCAGCAACCACGAGACAGCAGTTTCGCGCCCGATGCCAAACGTGGCTGGGGGCGAGCCGCCGTTGCCGGCGACTACTACTACGACAGCCCCCATCTTCTCGGCACCATGCGAACGGGGCCGGATCTGATGAACATCGGGGTGCGCCAGCCCAGCGCAGACTGGCATCTCGGCCATCTGTACCAGCCCCGTGCCTATGTCAGCGGCAGCATCATGCCGAGCTATCCATACCTGTTCGATGCCAAGGACGCTCCCGATGCCGGCGAGAAGGCCATCACCTTGCCACCAGGCTACGCGCCAGTTGGCAAGGTGATTGTTCCCACTGCGGCGGCGCTGGATCTTGTGGCATACCTGCAGTCACTGAACCGGACCGGGCCCGTATTGCCACCGATCAATGGCGCTGCGGCGCGCTGAAGGCAGGAGACTGCAATGACCGATGTTCGGGAAACACGGCAGGCCGAGGCGGCGCGTGCGCGCGAGCATGAAGACCCGCATGAGAATCAGGCGCCCATTCCGCGCTATGTGCTGGCAATGGTTGCCGTTCTGGTGGCATGGGGGGCGTGGTACATCGCCACGGCTCCAATCAATCAGGCGCCTGAACTGGGCGATCGCCGCACGCTGGCGGACCTGCGCGGCAATGCGAAGGGCGCTGGAGCGAAGGTCGACGGCGCCGCAATCTTTCAGAGCCGCTGCGTGGCTTGCCACCAATCCAATGGACAAGGCTTGCCCGGCGTCTTTCCGCCCCTGGCCGGATCGGAATGGGTCAACGGTAACGAGTCCCGTGTCGCACGGATTGTATTGCGAGGCGTGACCGGCAAGCTGACCGTCAAGGGCGCGGTCTATAACGGGGCGATGCCGGCATTTGCCGACCAGCTTACCGATGCCGAGATCGCGGCCGTACTGACACATGTACGCGTCCAGTGGGGAAATAGTGCTTCGGCAATTTCGGCGGAAGCCGTTGCGGCATCGCGTGCCGACACTGCCGGAATGAAAGGATCCTTCGATGGCGACGCCGCGCTTGGCGGGTCCGGCGGCTAGGCCGTGGCTGGCGCTTGCCGCCGTACTGGCGGCGGGCATCGGCGGGCTGCACGCGCTGACCTACGGGTTGTCGGCCTGGACACTGGACGAGCGGCGTGACCTGCGGATCGCGTCGCTGGATCTTCGAATGCCAGCGACTGCAGTGCGGAACCAGCAAGGGCATGGTGTGCAACTGTTTTCCGGAAACGCGACGTCGACGGTGTACATCGTGGATTTCATCTACACACGCTGCAATACCGTATGTAGCGCGCTGGGCGGCGAGTTCGCGCAGTTGTCTCACCAGGTCAAGGCCGATGGCTTGTCAGGTCAACTTGGTCTTGTTTCGATCTCACTCGACGCGCGCGATACGGCTGGCGACTTGAAAACGTACGCAGCAACGTATCGGGCGAGCTTGCCAGAGTGGGAGGTGGTCACCGCAAGCGATTCGCGCGAACTGAACGCGTTGCTACGCCAGGCGGATGTGATAGCGATCCCGGATGGGATGGGCGGCATCACGCATAACGGGGCACTCGACGTGGTTTCCGCGAATGGTGTGGTTTTGGCCACGTATCCAATGGAGCAATTTCAACAGGCGTATTTGTTTGCACGAAGCGTCGTGCGTCAGGCGGCGCGATGAGCAGGAAGTCATGGCATTTCGTTCTGCTGATTCTCCTGATTCCGGCGCTGCCCCCGCTCCGTGACGTCGTCGAGGCATCGATGTCTTCGCTGATGTTGTGTCTGCTGCCATGTCTGGCCGCGGCGGGTTGGGCCTTCGCCGAGCTATATGTCATAAGTCGCCGGAGCCTAATGGACGCGATGCGGCCCTACGGACTCGCTCTCTGTACCCTGTGCACATTTTCATATGGCGTCTGGATGGTGCCCATTGCCATTGACCTGTCCAGAATGTCGATGGCTACGGGCATTGCGCGCGATGCTTCGGTGTGCGTGGCGGGATTTTCGATGGCGCTTGCAATCCGCATTTCGCCGTGGCCCGTTTTACTCTTCTTCATTGGCAACTTGGTCTGGATGGGCGTGACAGTTGGATTGATCTTCGTTGAAGAGCCGGTGCGACTCTGCGCGAACTATCTGCTCGGAGACCAACATCAGGCCGGAGCTGGCATCGTCGCTTACTCGGCCGGCGCAGGACTATGGTTGCTTGGATGGGTTTTTCGCAAGGCGGGTCTTGCGGATCTGTCATCGGACATCTAGCTCGCTTCACTCCACATCACCGCCGTCGATCTGCAGGACGGTGCCGGTTGCGAAGCCGTTGGCAATCAGGAAGCGGCCCGCCTGGGCGAGTTCCGATGCAGTACCCACGCGACCGACCGGAAGACCCGCGCCGATGCCGTGTAGCACACTGGCGCGCGCGTCGGACGGCAGAAAGTCCCAGGTCGGGGAATCGACCACGCCCGGGGAGACGACGTTGACGCGAATCGGTGCCAGCTCCACGGCCAGCGTTCGCGCCAGTCCGTCGAGCGCCGCCACGATGCTGGCTCCTGCGTTGGCCTTGTACGCGGCGCCTTCAGCCAGTGAACGCAGAATGGTTCGACGGACCGGTCGATACGAGCACGCTTCGCAGCTTCTCCCAATGACAGTGCCTGACCGACCCGTAGTAGTCCCTTGTTGCTGAGCTGGCAATGTCCGGTGACGCGCCAGGAAGGGACAGCGATGATCGATGGTGTCAAAGCTCCCGGAGAAACTCGACTAACGCTGCGTTGACGACGTCCGGTGCTTCTTGGGGTAACCAGTGTCCTGCCGTCGGTACCACATCAGACTTGCGCAGCTTTGGTACGATTTTGGGCATGGCATCGATGATTTCACGCATGCCAGGCATAGCGAGCCCTGTGTCTCTTTCGCCGACAAGGTAAAGGGCAGGCACTTCGATGCGAAGCCCCTCAAACGCTGCTTGCATTTCCCAGTTTCTGTCGAGGTTCCGGTAGTAGTTCAGGCCGCCTCGAAAGCTAGAGACATTGAAGGCGCGTACGAACGCTTCGAGATCGGAGGAGCCAAGCCAATCCGGCAATGACGGGAAATCACCGAGGGCATCGAGATATTGCTTGCCCCGGGGTACCAGTCCGAACGGGTTCGGAGTGCTGGCGCCGCGAACGCCGACATCGCCCGAGGCCGAAAAGTAGATCTTGCGAAGGGTCGCAGCAACGTCTCGCTTAAGCTCGCTTTCGGCGAGTCCAGGTTTGGAGAAGTAATGGGTGTAAAACCACGCTTGGTCGTTCTGCGGAAACAGGCGACTTGGCGCAAATGGCGCGCGGCCCATCATCGGAACGCCGAGCGCCACGACACCCCGAAATCGGTCGGGCCGGAGCATTGCCGCCTGCCACGCAATAGTCGCACCCCAATCGTTTCCGACGATGACCCCTTCGCTTTCGCCGAGTACGCCAACGAGCGCAACGAGATCGCCGACAACGTCAAGCGTCGTGTATTGCCCAATACCTTCAGGGCAGTCGCTCAACCCATATCCGCGCAAGTCTGGCGCGACAGCGTGAAAACCAGCTTGCGCCAGTGCTGCGAGTTGATGTCGCCAAGCATGCGATGTCTCAGGAAACCCGTGGCAAAGCAGCACCAAGGGCCCCTCGCCTTGCTCTGCGACATGCAGTCGGATGCCGTTGGCTTCAATAAAGTTCTGACGGTAGGCGCTCATCGTGGCTCGGAATCATGGTCGTTTACAGCACGCATTGCATTAGCGTAACATCAAACATTACGGAAACTCAATAGTTCTGCTTTCATGCGATTCGACACCCGATTGGCCCGACTCCTGCACGTTCTGGTGCACATGCATCTACGCGGTGGTTCAACCACGTCTGAGAACATTGCATTGATGCTGCACACCAACCCAGTTGTGGTTCGAAGAACGATGGCGGCGCTGCGCGATGCAGGTTACGTCCAATCCACGGGTGGACGAGGGGGCGGATGGGACCTTGCGAGAGACCTTGAGGACTTCACGGTAAAGGATGTCTACGTGGCGATTGCACACACCGCGCTTTTCGCACTCGGCCCTGCTGACGACAACCCGGCATGCCCGGTAGAGGCTGCGGTGAATCGCCACATCAATGAGGCACTGAGTTCTGCGGAGATGACGATGCTTCGGTTTTTTGGAGAGAAGCGCCTGGCCGAAATCGCCCGAGATGCTACCTCGTCGATATCAGGGAAACCCAGTGGCCAGGTCTAAGACCGCGTGAATTGACTGCCGCCAGAGCAATTGCCATGACCGCGCCGGAATTGCGTCCTTGCCACGCTCGATCTGTGCGGATGCCTGCGGTGAGAGCAGTTAGGCGAGTCGCCTTTCCCGGTGCGATGAAACGGTCTTATGTGCTGAATCTACGAACCAGTTCCGCAGTTCGATAGTTGAAATGCTTCCTTGTGTGCCACCAGGTGGATTCCTAAGATTGCCCAGTTTGCAATTGCTTGGAGTGGTACATGAGTTCGGTCTTCGAGGCCTCCTACGTCAACGGAGGTCGACGTTCGCTGTTGCGGGGAATCGGCGCTGCGGCGGCAGGTGTTTCAGGCGTGCTGCCCGGTCTGTCGCTGGCGCAACAGCGCGAACAGGCGACGCTAGCCACAGGCAGTGCTGGCTACACGTGGGCCCTGACAGCGGTGGCCGAGAGCGCCGGCTACTGGAAGAAGCGCAATGTGGACCTGCGCGTCCAGGACTTCACGACGGGCCGTGACGCCATGCAGGCGTTGCTGGGTGGCTCGGCGAACTTTTCGACGACGACGGATACGCCACTGGTATTTGCCGTGCTGCAGGGCCTCAAGCCGGCGGTACTCGCGAACTTCAGCCGCTACTCGTATGACATGAAAATCGTCGCCAGCGAGCGCAGTGGGATTGATCCCAGGAACCCGGCAAGTCTCAGGGGAAAGAAGATTGGCACCCCCGCTGGCACGTCGGGCCAGTATGCGCTGGCGAAGTATCTGGAGTTCGCCAAACTGGCACCAGGTGACATCACGCAGATCAATATCGCGCCTTCGGACCTGGTAGGTGCGCTGGTACGCGGTGATATCGACGCATTCTCCTGGACGGCACTGGCTGGCAGTGCCGCACAGCGTCAGAGTGGCGGGAAGGTGGTGTTTCTCACCCAGAATGGCTACGAGAAGTACTTCCGTAGCCATCAGTTGCTGCTGGTCAATCAGGCCACGCTCAGCAGTCGAAAGCCCCTGCTGTCCGATGCAGTCAATGCCTTGCTTGATGCGGAGAACCATATCCACACCAACGCAGCCTGGCCGGAGCAGGTGTCGAGCCGCGTTCGCAGCACGCCAGAAGAGATCCGCCAGTTCACCTCTACGTTCGAGTTCAAGGTGGAGTTCAACAAAAGCTTCGTCGAAGATCTGGTCAGCCAGGCCCAATGGGCCATCGACAACAAGCTTGCCCCTCGTCCCACGGGCGATTTGCGGGAGCTGTTTCGCAGCGTGATCCACGACGAGACGTTGAAATCCATCAACCCGAGCCGTGTCAGTCTGGGGTGATCGTGTATGGGTGAGCTTATTCAGTTCCAGCACGTCTCGCAGTTCTTTGCGGTACGCGATTCCACGCCGACACAGGCGTTGAACGAAGTATCGCTGGACGTTCGCGCCGGAGAGTTCGTTTGCCTGATCGGCCCGTCGGGCTGTGGCAAGACCACGCTGATGCATCTGCTGGCAGGCTTTGTGAAGCCGACCGCTGGTGCGGTGCGCTTTCGCAGTGAGCTAGTGAGGGGGCCGGGCCCTGAGCGCGGCGCCGTGTTCCAGGAGTACGCGCTGTTTCCCTGGATGACCGCGCGCCAGAACGTGGAGTTCGGCTTGCGTGCGTTGAAGGTGGATGCCGGGGAGCGCAAGCGGCGTGCACTGCAGGCGTTGGAGCGGGTACATCTGTCCCATGCGGCGGATCGCTATCCCAATGAACTGTCTGGTGGCATGCGCCAGCGTATTGCCGTGGCGCGCTCTCTGGTCGTGGAGCCTCAGGTGCTGCTGATGGACGAGCCATTTGCCGCAGTGGACGCGATGACGCGGGCGTCGCTGCAGAATGATTTGCTGCGTCTTTGGCAGGAGACCGGCGTGTCGGTGCTGTTCGTTACCCACAACATCGATGAAGCAATCTTCCTCGCGCAGCGAGTGGTGGTCATGGCCGCGCACCCTGGAAGCGTCAGGGCCGATATTGCAATCGAGTTGCCGTACCCGCGCCAGCGCGGTTCGCTGGAGTTCGCGCAGCACTATGCCGAAATCGAGTCGGCGCTGGCGGAAGGTTACGAAAGGCGTGCAGGATGAGTTTCCCGAGTATTGCGCAACCCGAACTGGGCGCGGAAGGCAGGCGTCAAGGTGGCGCGGCAGCCACAGTCGCCGACACGGTGTCGCTGGCCGAGCGATTCCAGCAAGATTCCGAACGACAGGAGCGAAGCCGGCGTCGCGGACGCATCGCGCTGAATCTGCTGGGCGTGGCCTTGTTTCTCCTCGCATGGGAGGCGATTCCGCATGTGTTCGAGTGGATCAATCCGGCGCTGTTTCCGCCGCCGTCCAAGGTGCTGGAGGCCGCTATCCCCTTGATTCGGTCAGGTGAACTCTTCGGGCACATCGGCATGAGCTTGTTGCGTGCCATATCAGGTTTTGTCATCGCTCTGGTGCTGGGCATTTCCGTGGGTGTGCTGACCGCACGCATTCCCTTGCTGCAGTATGTGAGTGAACCAGTGCTGCATGGCTTTCGCTCAGTGCCGTCGCTGGCCGTGGTCCCGCTGGCAGTGCTGTGGTTCGGCATAGGCGAGGCACCCAAGGTTGCGCTGATTGCCTGGGGAGCGTTCTTCCCGATCTGGATTACCACCTTCATTGGCGTGCGCGACACCAACGTGGTGTACCTTCGTTCGGCGGCTTCCCTGGGGGCGGGGCGGTTGCAGCAGCTGTTCCTCGTAGTACTGCCGGCGGCATTGCCATTTATTCTGGCCGGCGTCCGTCAGGCGCTTGCGGTGTCGCTGGTCGTGCTGGTTGCCGCGGAACTCTCCGGGTCGACACAGGGCATTGCCTACATGATGTCGCTGGGACATCAGCTCTTCCAGGTGGAGATCATGTTCATCGGACTCGTGCTGCTGGGCGTGTTCGGTTTCCTGGCGGATCGCTTGTTCCTTCTGGTGACGCGCAAGCTGTTCCCGTGGTATCACACGGTCAGCTAAGACATGGGAGCGACACGAGGTCTGCTCGTCCTGCATAACGGGCAGATCCATACATTCGACGCCCGGCACCCGCGCGCCCACGCAATCGCGCTGCGCAACGGTAGCGTGGTGGCGCTGGATGACGCTGCCATGGCGCTCGCGCAGCAGGCCGAAGCCGTACGCGACCTACAAGGTGCGTGTGTCATTCCAGGCTTTAACGATACCCACGCGCACATGGAGCGAGAAGGGCTGAAGACGCTTCGCCCTTCGCTTGCACAGGCCCGCAGCGTGGCGGACGTGTTGAACGTCGTTCGCGAGCGGGCGCGATTGACGCCGAAAGGGCAGTACATCGTCACCATGCCGGTGGGTACGCCGCCTTACTACTTCGGCGGGCCCGCACAGTTGCGGGAGGCGCGCATGCCCACTCGCGAGGAGCTCGACGCAGCCGCACCGGATCACCCGGTCTACATTCCGGCGCACTTCGGCAACTGGGGCAAGCCGCCGGGACGCGCGGCACTCAACAGTCTGGCGCTGCGGAGGAACGGACTCACGCCTGCCAGTCAGTCACGCTGCGTCGGCGTGGAGATCGGGCTGGACGCACAGGGGCAACTGAACGGCGAGATCGTCGAACACAACAATCGCCCGACGATTGAGTTTGACTTGCTTCCGGATGTGCCCCGATTCGGCTTTGCCGAGCGGATTCAAGGGCTACGTATCTCACAGCGCCTTTATCATGCGCAGGGCGTCACCAGCATCTACGAAGGCCATGGCTCGGCGCCGGAGACAATCTCCGTGTATCGCCGGTTGTGGGAGGAGGGGGAGCTGACCATGCGCACCAGCCTGGTGGTGAGCCCAACGTGGGACAACCTGACTGAGGCGGCACGTGCGATGCGGGATTGGCTGGCAGTGGCCCGTGGGCGAGGTCTTGGTGACCCGTGGTTGCGCGTGAGCGGCGTCCATCTGGCCTATGGAGGTGACGCCGCCGTGGCCTGTTGCGCGCGGCAGGACTTGCCGAACACCGGATGGTCGGGCTTCGTCGAGCAGGCCGTGACGCCGGCAGACTATCGGGCCCTGTGTTTCCTCGCGGCCGAGCATGATTTGCGAGTCAACACCATTGTGGGCGATCGTCTGCATGAGATCGTTCCGGTGCTTCGCGAAGTGGACGCAAGATTTCCGCTGAACGGGCGCCGATGGGTGATGCAGCATATTGCCCGTGCGCGTCGCGAGGACTTGCTGGCGCTGAAATCGCTTGGCATTCTGGCCACCACTATTCCGACGTATTGCCTCTGGAAAGGTGGCAGCGCCTATCTCGACGAGACGGACGGTGGAAACGCCGTAGTGCCACATGCTACGTTCGAGGAGTTGGGGCTGACGTACGCCCTTGCGACCGACAACATCCCCTATCAGCCGTTTTTCACCCTCTGGGTGGCGGCACGCAGGCAGGAGCGCGTCAGTGGCCGTACCATCGGGCCCGGGCAGGCACTGTCTCTGCAACAGGGCCTGGCTGCGTTCACGGTGGCAGGTGCGCGGCTGACGTTCGACGAAGACTGGAAGGGGCCGCTCTATCCCGGCTACGCGGCCGATCTGGCAGTGCTGTCGGATGACCCGTTTTCGCAGGAGCCCGAAGAATGGAAGACATTGCACAGCACGCTCACCATCGTGGGAGGCCGGGTGGTGCATGAAGCCGAAGCGGCTTGAGTGAGGCCCGGGAGCCGGACTGGCCCTTGCCAGTCCCTGGTCCGCCGATAGCGGTAGCAGTCGCAGGCTGCGAGCGACTCCCTCGCTCAGCGGGCACCCGGCATACTGAGGAGTTGATATGAGTCGTCTACGCCCCGTTTCTCCGGAAATCCGCGATTCCAGCCAATGTTTTTGCGGTAGCTCCCCAGCAGTTCCTCGCGCACCAGCGATTGCTCGCTCACGCCGGTCGAAGCCTCGGCGTTGGGAGAGACGAACATGGCATCCTCCGGGCACCAGGCCTCGCACATGAAGCAGGTCTGGCAGTCGGCCTGTCGGGCAATGGTCGGTGCGGCCTGAGGCACGGCATCGAACACGTTGACCGGGCAGACGCGGACGCAGATGTTGCAGCCAGTGCAGCGGCTTTCGCTAATGAGTTCGATCATGCGGCAATACCTTCCTGCTCGGCCCTGGCTTGCGCCGATCGCGGACCACCTTGAGTGTCATAGGCCAACGGACGGGCCCAGACCTGGTCCAATCCTCCGCTGACGATATGGTGGTGCTGCGTGGGATCCAGCTGCAAGTGGTCGTAACGCTTGTGCATGCCGCGGGATTCCTTGCGGGCGAGGGCGCTGGCGTACATCCAGCGCGCAGTGGCAAGCATGGCCGCTGCCTCGCGCGCGGCAAGCATCTGCTCCACCGCCGCAGGCGCGGACTCGCGCACGCCGAGCCACGCGTCATCCAGACGACCGAGCGAAGGTGCCAGTACGTCGGCGTGGCGAAAGTAGTTGCGGTCGAATGGGAATACCTCGTCCTGCACGGCTCGGGTGAGCGCGGCAGGATTGATGGTCTGGCGGCCGGCACCAGAAATGGCCGCGACACCGGCGCCCCGCGCCGAGCGCTGGTTGGTGTCGCGCTGGAGTGCAAACCTCGCCGCCCCTTGGCCGGCCCATGAGCCGGAGGAAATCGCCCAGGCTGCATTGTGGCTGCCGCCTCCGGTAAATCCGCCGCAGATGGGCTCGCGCGTAGCAGCATCTCCGGCGGCATACAGGCCGGACACGCTGGTGGCGCAGTCTTCGCTGGTGATACGCAACCCGCCGGTTCCGCGTACCGTGCCTTCGAGACGCAGCGTGACGGAAAAGCGTTGTGTGAAAGGATCGATGCCCTGACGGTCGAACGGCAGGAAGAAGTTGGGCTGCGAGGCGCGCATGGCCAGACGTGTCGCCTCATCGGCCTTGTCCAACCGGGCGTAGACCTTCTGCCGATTTAGCTCGCGCGCGATCACGCTACGCCCCCCTTTGGATGCGGCGCCGGGAATCACCTCGCCAGCTTCATCGGTGAAAGAGGCCCAGTTGTAGAACATGGTCTTGGTAACCGAGCCGCTTTCGGGCGCGATGGCATAGGCGTTGGAGAACTCCATGCCAGACATCTCGGCACCCACTTCCGCACTCATCAGCAATCCGTCACCAGTGAGGACATTGCAGCCGAGCGCACGACTCAGGAACGCGCAGCCACCGGTGGCGATGACGACCGCTTTGGACCTGACTCGCCATTGTGAGCCGTTCTGGCGGTGAACACCGCGCGCGCCAGCCACGCTGCCATCGTCAGCCTGCAGCAGTTCCAGCGCGGGGCTTTGGTCCAGAATCTTCACGCCCGCCTGCACCACGCGTTTGCGCATCAGCCGCATATACTCGGGCCCCTGCAATGACACGCGCTGTGAGCGGCCCGTCGCATCGAGGGGGAATGGATACCCGTGATCGGCCAACTCATTCATGCCATGCCACGTGCGGTCCAGCACGCGTTCCATCCAACGATAGTCCGCCAGGCGACCACCCATGTCGTAGCGGCTGTCCATGGCGGTCTCGCGTTTACCTTCGTCCGGCGAGATGTACCACACCGTGGTTCCTGCCGCCGCCGTCGCTCCGGAAGAGCCGCAGTATCCCTTCTCCGCCAGCACGACGTTTGTGGCGCCGTTGCGTACGGCCTCCAGTGCAGCCCACGTACCTGCGGGACCGCCGCCTATCACCAGGACATCAGCTTCCAACTCGGTATCTGTGGATGACGAGGATTTCGTGCGCTTGACCTGATTCATTTGTCACTCCAAGGTTTCATGCAGCAACCAGCAATGCTAGGCAACACATCCCGACATGGGAATGAAGCTTTTGGCATTAGTTAGTGCGCAAACTGGCGCACGACGTCTGTCCGACGTTGCCTACCAGCGCGGATGGACCGGGTCGAAGACTGAGGTGCGCCAGAAGCGCCTGGCGATCTCAGCATAGCCACGGTAGTAGAAGCCGCCATTGCCGTGTAGTACTGCGGCGCGATGCGCGCGGAAATAACGGGGGATGTGATACCAGGGCAGTGTGGGAAACAGGTGATGCACGTAGTGGAGGTTGTTGTAGAGGTAAAGCAGGCCACCAATGCTGTTGGATTCCACGATAGCCGTGCGTTCCACTGGACGTTCACCCCAGCGATGCTCGGTGAACGTCCGGAGCTGACCGAGCATCATGCCGGGATAGACGAAGTACAGCAGGTACTCCCACCAGCGCATGCCGGCCAGCGCCAGCGCGAAGTACAGCAAGGGCGTCGCGGACAACGCATGTATCGCCCAGATCTTCAGACGACTGAAATCGCCTGCAATCAGGCACCGATACTCATTGCGCGCGAGCCGTACCAGACGCAGGAAGGGGCCGCATATCAAACGCACTGGCAGGATCTGATTGGCGCGATAGATCGCGCGCCATGTGACGCTCATTGCCTGCCATTGAGTGGGGCTGTGGTACGCGGTTTCCGTGTCCTTCTGGGGATGGGTGAGATGGACATTGATGTGGTGCGTGCTGTGTCCCTTGTTATAGAACGGATACGGTAGCCACAGGTTGATGGGTGGCCAGACTACGGCAGTACGCAACCAGATCGGCAGGTGCCGCATGGCGTGAATGGATTCGTGCTGCAGGGAAAAATGGAGCTGCGCGACATAGCCGCCCGCCAGGAACAGCAGCGGCCCGGGGATGCTTGCGTGCCACCAGACCAACGCGGCCCACGCGGCATAAAGTACGGCGGCCAGTGCAATGGTGGGAAGTTCATAGCGGTCCCAGGCATGCGACGAGCGTTTCGGCGTGGGCAGCCGCGTCGAGTGGGCTGGCGATGTGCTGTAGTCGGTTGCCGGCACTTTGGCCTTTCCCGTTGGTG
This genomic interval from Cupriavidus metallidurans CH34 contains the following:
- a CDS encoding FAD-dependent oxidoreductase, whose protein sequence is MNQVKRTKSSSSTDTELEADVLVIGGGPAGTWAALEAVRNGATNVVLAEKGYCGSSGATAAAGTTVWYISPDEGKRETAMDSRYDMGGRLADYRWMERVLDRTWHGMNELADHGYPFPLDATGRSQRVSLQGPEYMRLMRKRVVQAGVKILDQSPALELLQADDGSVAGARGVHRQNGSQWRVRSKAVVIATGGCAFLSRALGCNVLTGDGLLMSAEVGAEMSGMEFSNAYAIAPESGSVTKTMFYNWASFTDEAGEVIPGAASKGGRSVIARELNRQKVYARLDKADEATRLAMRASQPNFFLPFDRQGIDPFTQRFSVTLRLEGTVRGTGGLRITSEDCATSVSGLYAAGDAATREPICGGFTGGGSHNAAWAISSGSWAGQGAARFALQRDTNQRSARGAGVAAISGAGRQTINPAALTRAVQDEVFPFDRNYFRHADVLAPSLGRLDDAWLGVRESAPAAVEQMLAAREAAAMLATARWMYASALARKESRGMHKRYDHLQLDPTQHHHIVSGGLDQVWARPLAYDTQGGPRSAQARAEQEGIAA
- a CDS encoding fatty acid desaturase — protein: MSLVTPVSTGPATKTIESAPTGKAKVPATDYSTSPAHSTRLPTPKRSSHAWDRYELPTIALAAVLYAAWAALVWWHASIPGPLLFLAGGYVAQLHFSLQHESIHAMRHLPIWLRTAVVWPPINLWLPYPFYNKGHSTHHINVHLTHPQKDTETAYHSPTQWQAMSVTWRAIYRANQILPVRLICGPFLRLVRLARNEYRCLIAGDFSRLKIWAIHALSATPLLYFALALAGMRWWEYLLYFVYPGMMLGQLRTFTEHRWGERPVERTAIVESNSIGGLLYLYNNLHYVHHLFPTLPWYHIPRYFRAHRAAVLHGNGGFYYRGYAEIARRFWRTSVFDPVHPRW